The sequence CTCCAGTCATATGTAATGTTGCTGGTGCCTTGGATGGTCTCTTCACTTTTGTAATGTTGGCCGGAAACATGATGCTTGAGTTGGCAAATGAATGTAGTAAAAAGTAAGACGAATCCATGGATATCATTAACTTCGAATTTTATTACAAGCTGTCTTTGGGATTTTGTTGCCACCACTTATCACCTGATTTGAGGAAGGAAGCAGGGACCGGTTTCTAAGGCCTAAGTTATCATTTTGGCAGCATGGGCTAAAACATTGTGGTAGTGCCAGATAATATTTAACACAGCTAGGAGGTTGACCAATCTTTATAGTTGGTATGGGAGCAACTCCTAAATGGATTCATGGACGGATGGGACACTTCTTAGATGGGATTAGATGCATGTATTTGAGTGTTACCTGTTGAAATTGTAATTCCTCACTGCACATCAGTTTGAGGAAGAAAGAATGTCTGTGACATCTTCATTACTTCTATTTATCAACACAAActttagcatttttttttccagtttCCTACAGCTCAACAATGTTGTGGTGATCTATGATGTTTCATGGATATTTTTGTAGAGTTGTCATATATCTTGATGGGGATAGTTAATCTTGATTTCTAATGCTAACTTTGTTTAAATTGCTGCATTGAGTTATGCATCTTGTTACTAATTTTGTCATGGGTCTTTATGCAACATTGTAAAGAATGTGATGTTTGTATTGGGTTCATCTAATGGAAGAATaaagtttttctttaattgcTCAGTAATTTTTCTTGGTCTTTGTTGGTGGGGAAAGATATCTAAGTTGCACTATTTTGATTTGCAGCATGTTCAAAGACCACTGCTTTCTTTTGGCCCCAAAGGCTTCCATGAAGCTTTTAGAACGCACCCTGCCAATGTTTACAAGGTTCGTTGGTTCGGAGATTCAATGCTTAGGAAACTCTTCAGTTGAAACTTCTCAATAGAAATAAATGCGCCCCTTTTTTAAACTGTTGTCATTCTTTGTTGCAGGAGTTATGGTCGAGTTCTCATCTAATTAATGAGTTTGGTGAGGAAAGTTCATTAATGACCACTGATGGTGCTTTCTGCACGGCGTGGctgaaaagtttgaaaaaaccGACAGCCTCATTGATTTTTGCTCAAGAAAATGATACGTAGAGCTGTTCCGATGCTTTCGAATTTATTGCACAGCCAAGTCCTATTTGGTTCGTGCTAGTTCATGGGAGATGTATGGCAGGTGATCTATTTGGGATTCCTTCTATATTATTAGTACTTGAAGTTGGACACAATTTTTCTATGCCCTTCAATTAGGAATCCAgcatttgtttgtttatgtaCATTTGTACACTTTTATACATGTATTTGCATATGTGctaatatgcatatatatggaATATTTAACGTGTATTCTTTAATGGGGAAagaattgggaaaaaaaactttctttctgtttttcttttaactttttcatgTGAGATGAATTGTAATTGTGAGTGTAGGAAGATAATTTGGTAGAGGAAGTTGCTTGAATTAGTTTGTTGGATCCTCTTTGTCATACACATATGAAACTGTTGTTTGAACTAGCCCTGAGATTGCCTATCTTCATGGGACAGCTTCGTCGATTTGTTAACCACTGCTAGATTAAAAGGGCACTATACTGGAAAAATCTAATTGTATCAGAATTGTAACACGTGATATCAGAGATAACCCCTTTGGAACAAGGATCTTGCTACTCTAATTGTCAACGTATCTCTGTTAACTGCTGCTATACTGCGGTGTTCTGCCTCTTGTGTTGTTGAAATCTATGCTTTTAATTTGTTCTTCGCCATTGTTAAGTATATTGTGGAAAAAGGGCGAATAATTTGATCAGAAAACGActcaagaaaaatcagaaCACAGGTTCTCAGATATGATAAGTTCCACTTGTGGCTCAAGCACCATTCAGTACTGGGTTGATTTGTGTTtatatgtatgcatatatTTATCACCTTGGTTGATCTTTTCAATCATGCCTgctgctttttatttttctttgtaagaTGCAGACTGTATGTTTAGTCCATGGATATTTTATTGACTTAGCTTGTAGCATAATATCTTGAATTCCTTGGTTGTCTACATGGTATCTTGATTTGCCCCATCACCAAACACTTATGACATACTGTATTACAGCTGCATTGGTTacagaaaaaattgattattctCATTCCTACACATTGCGGACAAAATTCCTCTGTCACTTTCACTGCTTTTTCTGTTATATAGCAAAAATTAATGGCAAAAAGTGTTGGTGATCATTGCATTAAGTGGCATTATCTCCATTTGTAATCTGCAGTACTCTCGTTTTATTTGTTGCATTATCTCGTCTGTTGTGATTTTCTCATCCTTCTTCATCTTTATTATTCAGTGCTCCTCTAGCTCGAATAAATGGACTGGTATTTGCAACTTGCTTTGCAGATTCTTCAAGGTAATTGCACACTGTCCGAAGTCTTTTTGGTTTTTACCTGCTGCTGGTTACTGTTATATTCATCCCTATCACTTATTTGCTACTAAATATCACCATCTAAGAAACTAGCATCTGCTGTTCTGCAGTTTATCGAATGCTGCATTGCATACTCCAAGCTCATCCAACATTTGCTGTGTATAAAGGATATAAAGGTTGGGTAATATATGTCCTAGACTGGATCATCGTTCTCTCTATGAATTGTGTGTGTTTTCATTACATGTAATCTTTATTCCTGATGCTAGCTGGCTGCATTGGCGTCTATTAGCATAACTACTTTTTGCTGTTTATCTCTAATTTACCTTAATGCTGCTAAATAGTTGTGCTGAtctctgaattttttatgttttaattgaaGGGAAGAAGTACAGTATCTGTTTTCTAGAATCCTATTAAATCTGTGATTGCtgcaattttcccttttcCAAGATGGCCTTTTGCTTCTTTATTTCCTGCACCAGGAGTAATTTACGTGAAAAGATAAAGGCTAGCTCAATGTTGAATGCATAGTGGCAACGAGAATGAAGTTAGGCTATCTTACTTAATACAGAGTGTGCAGAAAAAGACTGTGAACAAGGATTAAAGATTCATTCTTTGTCAACCTTGTCTGCTAACTGTACTTTATTGATCAAAGTTTCAGGTAGATAGTTTATGCCATCTGCTTGgtagtttctttcttttttaccttttctttctcaatgCTATAATAGCAAATAAATAGCCATATTTTGCACATGGTTTTCTGGATAAATGACTTGTGAAGAAGTAGGATTCTCTCTGAGGCCTTGTAGGAACATAGCTATACTGATATGGCTTAGGTCCTTGTCCCTCCCAACCACAGCCAGAAGTGGAATGATGAAAAAACATGACAATAATTCCAAGATACTCCcctctcttttttatttcccCAGGAATGCATGCTGATACACTCTTATTATAATCTTCTCTTCCCTTTACTTATGTTCCATTCTATGTTTGCAATATTGACAGATGCTTTTGCTGCCATGAGAATAGcagaaaagaaatttatgtGTGTTTCAAGGTCCAGAATACTGCTAGTGAAGCTACAGGTGCTACATGAGTGTGCCTTACATAGGTACAGACCTTACAGTaccttcaatatttattatagtaaattatatctGCCATAAACACAAAGTTTATGGCTGACTGATATGGCTCATCATCATTTAGctattgcatttatttttcttgttgctGGTCATATTTATAGAACTAATTTATTGCTACTGCACTATTCATTCTAGTTCCTACCGCTTTTCTACTTATCATTTATGTAAAAACAGCCAGTCAAAATGattaattcaattgaattttcaaatgaatttgaatgaaaCTTTCCTTCTGAGTTCTTATCAAAAATTGACGAAGTCAAATGAAAAGGATTCCAATTTCACGTCTTAACTTAAATGAAATGAGCGGACTATAATCGGCAGTATTCTAAGAGATAGATAGTATGGTAGAAAGAAGGATTCATCTATTTCTTTCTACCATACTATCAACTAATTTATTGCTACTGCACTATTCATTCTAGTTCCTACCGCTTTTCTACTTATCATTTATGTAAAAACAGCCAGTGAAAATGattaattcaattgaattttcaaatgaatttgaatgaaaCTTTCCTTCTGagttcttataaaaaattgacgaAGTCAAATGAAACCAGACTAATACCAATCCAAGCCATTTCATGAATAAAATGTGACCAATTAACCAACCAACAAAACTACTTGCCAAGCCATTTCATGAATAAAATGTGACCAATTAACCAACCAACAAAACTACTTGTTACAAATAACATCTCTCCCAATTGGTTGGACCGTAGGTGCGATGATTTACTTCACAGGCGTGGTCTCTGGTTCAAGTCCAGGATGGCCCTTAAAGCCTATACGCGATGGATAGACTCCTGTAACCATGACATATTTGCTTGCTTGAACATAATTTCTTtccaaaataaagtaaatggttaattccacaaaacaaaaaaatattttttactttttacgAGGTACAAATCTACatttgaaaaggaaaattgaaaagaaaacatatctttgaaaagataaaacaGCTCTTAGTGAAATATCAACTCAAGAATTGGTGCTCAAATACAGTCAGACTATGTTCTTCCGAACAAACCCTCACTCttgtttctcttctttcttacCAATTCACTCACATTCTGGCCATTATCGCCAGCTGAGTTCACCCTTGTCTCTTTCTCTATCCATCGACTCGAAGATTACTTTGGAGATGTGACCGGTCACTAGATGGAACCCTAGTGGGTGAGTTTTATATAAGACAAAATAAACCTCATGTTAgggtaattgtaatttttaatataatatggatgcatttataattaatgcaaACCTGGGGGTGTTcggatgtaatttaccctatttatTATCCAATGTGTACATACTTCATAGAGATAGCTCACTGtgtctttgttttttcacTTCCCCAGGGGACACTTAAAACTTGCTTAGCAATTCTGTGATGCGCTTGGTGTTTTGGCCTCTTGTGTAAGTGGTATGGACATGGAGTTAAAGATGGAAGCTAGTCTCCGTCATGCTCGGACATTGCTTTCTGCCAACCAGTATAGGTTAAGAGAATCTTCCTGATATTTAtgttcaataaaatcaatgagAAATCTCGAATATTGcttattttggatttttggttGGTGCTTCATGTTATGATACCCATGTATACAATTGAATGCTAATGTATAATTTCTTAGTTCAAACTCGAAAAATTCAGGAAACTGAGAAAATTTTGGACTTTCTGCATTTGTATTTCCATCAGAACCCTGTTGAAGTATTCTCCCAACCTCTGCCCGCTCTGCCCCCACGCGACGTTGAAGCTTcagtatttttatgaattggGACGAGTGAAAATGGGTATGGGTAGTAATCTGTGGAGATGGGACGATTCTTCAGGTT comes from Sesamum indicum cultivar Zhongzhi No. 13 linkage group LG10, S_indicum_v1.0, whole genome shotgun sequence and encodes:
- the LOC105172320 gene encoding anaphase-promoting complex subunit 5-like encodes the protein MDWYLQLALQILQVYRMLHCILQAHPTFAVYKGYKDAFAAMRIAEKKFMCVSRSRILLVKLQVLHECALHRGHLKLA